Proteins encoded by one window of Sebastes fasciatus isolate fSebFas1 unplaced genomic scaffold, fSebFas1.pri Scaffold_43, whole genome shotgun sequence:
- the LOC141763783 gene encoding bile salt-activated lipase-like: MMLLLVLMFSVALNSSSAAKLGVVQTEGGQVEGKSHRMGLFRTVDVFKGVPFADVPGKWEKPKPHPGWSGVLKALQYRERCLQVTLLQTKTQGSEDCLYLNVFVPQGRKLSTNLPVMVYLFGGAFLLGASNDVAILGDSLYDGKELADRGDVIVVTVNYRVGTMGFLSSGDARLPGNYGLWDQHAALVWVRRNIAAFGGNADNITVFGQSAGAASTSFQMLSPYSKGLFRRAITQGGVALTPWALQKNPMALTKKVARKVGCWRSNEDEMLACLKMSDPVGLTMAGKIDVLLLLGKGVVMDLLELAPVIDGDFLPDEPSQLFHNAAQFDYLAGVNSMDGHIFAGVDVLSINQRNGNTTAADVRGLLAGLTKEKGNAAVSSAYSVYSNHWGSHPEPAVVKKTVADIETDFLFLVPTQIALQLHANNTSGSRTYSYLFNMKTRIPGFPRWVEAEHAEDLQYLFGKPFATPLVYFPRHRDLSGYMIAYWTNFARTGDPSKGDSRVPVPWPPFTKHHQPYLTINHKITKSSISYDLRSEYVSYWTKTYSSLKDV, translated from the exons atgATGCTGTTATTGGTGCTGATGTTCAGCGTCGCTCTGAACTCGTCTTCGGCTGCGAAG ctgggCGTGGTGCAGACGGAGGGGGGGCAGGTGGAGGGGAAGAGTCACAGGATGGGTCTGTTCAGGACCGTCGACGTCTTTAAAGGAGTTCCCTTCGCTGACGTCCCTGGAAAGTGGGAGAAACCCAAACCTCACCCTGGATGGAGCG GAGTCCTGAAGGCTCTTCAATACAGAGAGCGCTGCCTGCAGGTCACGCTGCTGCAGACAAAAACCCAGGGCAGCGAGGACTGTCTCTACCTGAACGTCTTCGTCCCCCAGGGACGCAAAT TGTCCACCAACCTGCCGGTGATGGTCTACCTGTTCGGGGGGGCCTTCCTGTTGGGGGCGTCCAACGACGTGGCGATCCTCGGGGACTCTCTGTACGACGGGAAGGAGCTGGCCGACAGAGGCGACGTCATCGTGGTCACGGTGAACTACCGAGTCGGTACGATGGGATTCCTCAGCAGCGGAGACGCCCGACTGCCAG GTAACTACGGTCTGTGGGACCAGCACGCAGCCCTCGTTTGGGTCCGCAGGAACATCGCAGCGTTCGGAGGAAACGCCGACAACATCACCGTCTTTGGCCAATCAGCCGGAGCCGCCAGCACCAGCTTCCag ATGCTGTCCCCCTACAGTAAAGGGTTGTTCCGTAGAGCGATCACTCAGGGAGGCGTTGCTCTGACTCCCTGGGCTCTGCAGAAGAACCCCATGGCTCTCACCAAGAAG GTTGCTAGGAAAGTGGGTTGTTGGCGTAGCAACGAGGACGAGATGCTGGCGTGTCTGAAGATGAGCGACCCCGTCGGCCTGACGATGGCAGGAAAGATCGACGTGCTGCTGCTTCTGGGGAAAG GTGTTGTCATGGACCTCCTTGAACTCGCTCCGGTGATCGACGGAGACTTCCTCCCTGATGAACCCAGTCAGCTGTTTCACAACGCGGCTCAGTTTGACTACCTGGCCGGAGTCAACAGCATGGACGGACACATCTTCGCTGGAGTGGACGTCCTCTCCATCAACCAGAGGAACGGGAACACCACCGc AGCGGATGTGAGGGGTCTGCTGGCCGGTCTGACAAAAGAGAAGGGGAACGCCGCGGTGAGCTCCGCCTACAGCGTTTACTCCAACCACTGGGGGTCGCATCCTGAGCCGGCGGTGGTGAAGAAGACGGTGGCCGACATCGAGACCGACTTCCTGTTCCTGGTTCCCACTCAGATCGCCCTCCAGCTCCACGCCAACAACACCAG TGGATCCCGGACCTACTCGTACCTGTTCAACATGAAGACTCGTATCCCCGGATTCCCTCGCTGGGTGGAGGCGGAGCACGCCGAGGACCTGCAGTACCTGTTCGGTAAACCCTTCGCCACCCCGCTGGTCTACTTCCCCCGACACCGGGACCTGTCCGGGTACATGATCGCATACTGGACCAACTTCGCCAGGACCGG TGATCCCAGTAAAGGCGACAGTAGAGTCCCAGTCCCCTGGCCCCCCTTCACCAAACACCACCAACCCTACCTGACCATCAACCACAAGATCACCAAGTCCTCCATCAG CTACGACCTGAGATCAGAATACGTCTCCTACTGGACCAAAACCTACAGCAGCCTGAAGGAcgtctga